In Paenibacillus stellifer, the DNA window CCTCCTTATAGACCGGCAAGGTAGCGGCAGTATTGAACCATCTGCTTGACGGAGGGTCTTATCTTCACGCCGCTGAGCGGTGTGTTGTCATTCTTCGACGGCTTGGAATTGACCTCAAGCAGCCAGATCCGGCCGGACTGGTCAAGTCCGAGGTCGATGCCAAGCTCGCCGAAATGGGCAGGGATATAGGCCTCGACACTTTTGGCGACAGCCAGCGCCGCGCGTGGCAGCTGGACCGGTGCGCTCTCTTTGGCGCCGGGCGAAAGGGAGCTCTTGCCCACCGCCTCCCGGACCGTGCTAAGGCTGCCGCCCCGGGCGAGATTGGAGACGAAGTGGTGATTCCCCGCGGTGCGGGCGACAATGGAGGTTACGCCCCATTTGCCGGTTCCGTTCTTCTGTACGAGCGCCCGGAAATCGACCGGCCGGCGGCCGGATTCCATCAGGGGAAGTCCTTGCTGGATCTGGAAGCGGGCCGTCTTCAGCTTCGGGGACACCGCCTGGAACAGCTTGGCGAGGCTGGGGTAGCTTACCTTCCGCGTTCCGATCGGCGTGGCCGATTGCAGCTTATAGCCGCCTCCTTCTTCTCTGGAAATGCGCAGTATGCCTTTACCGAGGCTGCCGCGTACCGGCTTCAGGAAGACGACCGGATACCTTGCGCACATCTTCTGCAGCATGGCGAATCCGCTGAGCAGATGGGACTCCGGCAAATACCGTTGAATGGAGGAGTCCTTTCGCAGCGCGTCGAACACCTCGTTCTTGTCGAGAAACTTCTCATTAAAGAAATGGGTGCCGTAACGCGATTTTACTTCCGACAAAAAATGCTGTACGCTAGGTTTATTCTCCGCTTTGCGGGTCGTGAGTCTGTTATTGACTACGTCGGCGACGGGCAGCCTGAGCTTTTTCCAGCCGTCTTCGTACACCCAGCCGGATATGGTCGAGTTCGCTCCTTCGAGCGCCCCCGGGGTAAAGAAGTAGACGAACGCTCCCTGTGCCTGACAGGCGTTGGTGAGCTCCAGACAGAACTGGGTGATCGAGCCGAACGGCCGGTCGGGACGGTCCGGATTCTCACGGCTGACGAGCACGCCGATAAGCGGACCCAGACGCAAGGTCCGGTTTCCGGGACTGTAAGAGGCGTTCAGCAAGCGCCGTCCCGACCAGCCGGTCCGCCGGGCCAGGGCATCACTGACGCGCAAGCTGTCGGATTTGGGCACCGGAATGACCGTAACCTCTTGTCGGAATGAACCGTACGCCAGCAGAAGCGGCCCATGGGCCGGGATTTTGAGTTTCTTGATTAGCCGGTCGCCCAGCATAACGGCGTTATCCTGCAGAATGCCGGATTGCACCGTTTGGACCGGGATCTTAAGCTTTGACATCGTGGATCTCCTTCCGGTAGGCAGCATGATGCCGGCTGATTGACACCTGGGGTCTACATATCATTCATCATATGGAGAGTAGCCCTCCTTGGTGATTGGCCCTGTTTCGAATGACCCGGATTCATTACATTCTGAAGGAGGAACGAAGCATGAACGTATATGACAAGGCCCATGAACTGGCCAAGGCGATCAGAGAGAGCGGCGAGGTTGCCGATATCTCGGCGGCGATGGCGATCATTGAGGCCGATTTGCCAAGCAAGGAGATGCTGGACAATTTCCGCAGCAGCCAGCAAGAGCTTCAGGCGCGGATGCTGGCCGGTGAAATGCCGGATCAGGAGGAAATGGAGAAGATGGAGAAGCTGTTCGAGGTGCTGAATATGAATTTAAGCATCCGCCGGCTGTTTGAAGCGGAACGCCGTCTCAGTGTTGTGATCGAGGACGTGAACAAAATCATTTCCGGCAGCCTGGAGCATTTGTACGGCGCGGACGTCTAGTACGCCGTCGCTCATCCTCCAAAGAGCCAGCCGTGCCATAGAACCTTAAATCATGCGGTATCCTGCTTGCCTTCTATAAGACAGAGGAGGAGACCGGCGGCGATACCGAGCCTGCGATCCAGCTGCCCCCCTGTATCCTGGGCAAAATCAACCTTGACCTTGGACAGGAACGGATTCGGGCTCCGTCTGAAAGCCGCCGCCTCCCGGTCATCCATTTCTGCAAGATAGCTCTGAGGAATAAAAGGGATGATGCGTCTTATAATGGCGAGGAGTGCATTCTCCTCCTTGATCTTTCCGAGTTCTTCGTCATTTTGTCCCAGAATGATCCATTCGTCTTTCACGATGGACTTCAGCCCTCTGCGGCGGAGTGCGCCGATCTTCTCGCCCGTTGCGCTGTCCGTTACATCATAAGTAGCAGACAAGTCGATGATCTTGCGGGCTTTGATCCGAAGCAGTTCGCTTTGCATGCTCTCATCCTCGTACAGCGTAATCTCTTCCTTCAGTTTGAACGCCTTCATTTGCGAGTAGAGGACCAGCTGTCCGTCTCCGTCGTAAATATGTACTTTTGCACCCAGAACTGATAGCATTTTTCTTCGGATAAGGTACTCGCGGTGGTTGAATTGCTGATTCATCCCAAGTTCTCCTTCCATATGTATGAAACAGGGCTATTTTCTCATATTTTCCGGTTATCAATCCATACCATTTTCCACACAGCTTGAGCAATTCAATCTCTGAATCCAGCTGCCTCGGGACCGGGACATTTGTCGGACTTTCATCTCTTGCTCTCATAATTTCTCCGCTTGGCTCATAGAGTAGAATACAGACTTAGCGAAGGAGAGGATCATCAAGGATGAGAACGAGAAACAAGTGGAAGCATTCACTGTATTTGCTGTTGGCGCTGGCCATGCTGCTGTACGAGCTGCCCCGGCTGTCGCCGGACGGTCCGGCTCCGGTATTCTGGTTCGGGGTGGTTTGGGCGGGTTTCGCGTTCCTGATTATTGCGGCGCATCTGCATTTCATCATCGGGGTCGACGAGGAGAAATCCAAACAGCTTGAGGCCGTCCGCAAGGCGAAGCTTGCCCGGTGGGAGGAGAAGCTCCACAAACAGGGGCGGGTGGGGCAGAAATCATAACATTCCGGAATCAATCCCAAATAACAAGCCGGCTGCATACTGCTGCGAAAATCATGACCTGCAAGAAGGACGCCTGGAATACAGCGCCTCTCTTGCGGGTCATTTGCGTTTAGAAGCAAGAACAGTCATGAACCGGTGCGCGGGATCGCATCACATAATTGATGGGCCATTTCCGGATATGATGCAAAAAGCATGGACATGTCGAACGAAAGACCCATATTATTCAAATATATGACAATAAATCTCATATTAATAGACATGATGTATGCTATACTCAATCTAACAAATTTTAGGAGATGAAGGTATGATTGGGAAATTAGCTTTGCCTGTTCTATTAATCGGAGCTCTGGTGTTGCCCGGATCGGCTGCTTCTGCTGAAAATGTTAGCGCCAATGACAGCTCGAATTCTTCACTCGTGTCACCTATGTCATATAGCGAAACAGTGCTTAGCAGCACCAGACAGTTGCAGCAGAAGGTAGGTTTTTTCGATTGGGAGGATATGGCTCAAATTGAGTATACCTATAAAACTATAACTTTTAACCAGAGCTATCAATTGACCGGAACCAGCGTGTCATACACAGCAGCTACTGGAGGACCGCTTACTTACACGAGATATAAGGTTACAACCTATAACTATACCTATTATTAATAATTAATCTATAGAGACAGAGCTTCAGTTTCTTTTTTCAAGAAGCTGAGGCTTCTGTTTTTTACCAAACAAGTGAGGTGCCCGCCGAAATGCGAAACAAACATGCTATACGAACGCTGGCTATATTAGCCGTCCTGCTGGCAGCAGGGTGGCTGATCTTTTGGAAGACCGGAACTGGGGACAACGAAGCCGTCTTCAAGGAACCCGCTGTTGCAGAGGCGGTACGCAACATGTTAAATCTGGGGCCCGACGAGCGCATTAAGCTTTCGGATTTGAAAAAGATTGAAACGCTGGACTTAAGCGGGAGATCGGTGTCCCGGACAGATGATCTCGACATGCTGATTTCGCTGAAAATCCTGAACCTCTCTAACAACCGTATTTCCTCGCTGAATGGACTGGAGCATCTGTCGGAGCTTCAAGAATTATACACTAGCGATAACCTGATTCGGGATTTGACTCCTCTGGGGGGATTGGGACGGCTGACCAAGCTGACTATTGACCGGAATCGGGTAACCGATCTCGGGCCGCTCAGAGACTTGGAACATCTTACTGCCTTATCTTCCTCGGACAATCAGATCGAAGATATGGAGCCTGTCTCCGGGCTGCATTCATTGAATACACTGATCCTGGATAAGAACAAGATTCGGAATATTCCGCCGCTGACCGGGTTAACCTCGTTAAAGATCCTAGGCATTGGCTATAATCCGCTTGAAGACTGGGCACATATCGGAGATGTGAAGCAGTTGGAATGGCTGTCTGCATCCTCCAGCGGAATTACCTCCGTTGAACCGTTACAGCCGCTTACCTCATTGTCCGTGCTTATGCTGGATCATAACAAAATCAAGGATATTACGCCTCTTCGCCATGTTACTGCCCTTAAATCCCTGTATCTGGAAGGTAACCCTGTGCAGGATTTCTCTCCGGTTAATGATGCAATTCTGAAAAAGGTCGGTGATGATTAGGCCGTTTCACCATTATTCGGCTGCCCGAATAATCATCTTTTGCGTAACCCGTATCCCCGTGTATAATGAATACAGAATAGTACAGATCGGCATACGGGGGTGTAACAGTTTGGAAGGACAAGGCGATACAGTCACCAAGCACGAGCAGCTGCTGCAGCATATTGAGCAATTAAAGATCGGCACCAAGATCTCGGTCCGGAAGCTGGCCAAGGAGATGGCGGTCAGCGAAGGCACCGCCTACCGGGCGGTTAAGGAAGCGGAGAATTTGGGCATTGTCATTACGAAGGAGCGTATCGGGACCGTTCGGGTGGAGAAGAAGCCCAGAGGCATTTCGGAGCAGCTGACATTCGGCGATGTGGTTGATATAGTCGAAGGGCATGTGCTCGGCGGAGCCGGAGGGCTGGACAAGCCGCTCCATAAATATGTAATCGGTGCGATGAAAATCGACGCCATGATCCGCTACATTGATGCTGACAGCCTGCTCATCGTGGGCAACCGCGACGATGTGCATTCGCTCGCGCTGGAGCAGGGAGCGGGCGTGCTCGTTACCGGCGGCTTCGGTACTAACCGTGAGGTCAAGGAGCTTGCGGACAAGCTGGATCTGCCGGTCATTTCGTCGCGGCACGATACATTCACTGTGGCTTATATGATCAACCGGGCGATCTTTGACCGTCTGATCAAGAAGAAGATCATGCTGGTCGAGGATATCGTCGAACGCAAGCCGCGCATCAGCACCTTGAAGGTGACGAGTACGGTAGGAGAGCTGCTTCGCTTGTCCAAGGAGAGCGGCGAGCAGCGCTTCCCGGTCACCGACGAGTGGAACCGGGTTATCGGGATCGTCGGCCGCCGGGATGTGGAGGACTTGCCGGAGGACCAAGCCATCGAGAAGATGATGATCCGCGGCCCGGTTACGGCTGCTCTTCAGACATCGCTTGCGTCGGCGGCCCAGATCATGATGTGGGAAGGCATCGACTTTCTGCCTATTATTGACCGCAACCGCAAGCTGGTAGGCACGGTCACCCGCAAGGAAGTTCTGCAGAGCCTGCGGGATGTCCGCAATCAGCCTCAAATGGGCGAGACGTTCGATCACCTCATCTGGAACGGCTTCGCTGAAGACCGGGATGACGAGGGACGGCTCTTCTTCCACGGCTTTATTACGCCACAGATGGCCAGTGATCTTGGAACCATTTCGGAGGGCGTCATTTCGACGCTGATGATGCATTCCGCCATAAAGGCGGCCAAGGAATTGACAGGCAGAGATTATGTGCTGGACAATATGTCCACCTATTTTGTACGGCCGGTTCAGATCGAGGACTCCGTGATCATTTCGCCGAGACTGCTGGAGAGCAGCCGCAGAACCTGCAAGCTTGAAATCGAAATCAGCCACCATGACAGTCTGGTCGCCAAAGCGGTCATGATGCTTCAATCGATCGACCACGGGTAAGGCGCGAGTCCTACACCGTCTCTGAAACTATAGCGCGCCGGTATCTTCATGAAGATGCCGGCGCGCTATTTTTACGTCTAGCGGCCAAAAACCATCAGGTAAATACTGGGAAAATAGTATCTTACACCTTCGTATATCCATCCCCCCTCTTAAGGATTATGCGGCATGATCTTCTGGGAGGGCGGCCTTGGTGCGAAAGTTGACATTTCCAGCCTTGTTATTGCAAACCCAAAATCGATTATTTAGAATTGGAACAAAGCAAGAGCGGTTTTCAGAAAAATTTCCTAACAGCGCTCCCTTTTTCTTGTAGAAGAGCCTATTCTTTTGCCGACTTCGGCTACCCAAGGATAAACAGACTGCGGCGCTCCGTGACGCCGGGCGTTTACCGAGAAATAGAGACCATGAAGTGCTTCGCTTATCCGGTCTTTTATTTCGAAAAAGTATGGAACGGCCCCATTACCAGCGGAAGGGATGAAGAAATGAAACGGTTAATGATCAACGCTTATACCAAGCTGAACCTCGGAGATGACCTCTTCGTCAAGCTGCTGTGCGAGAGATATCCCGATACCAATTTTGTGTTACCCGCAATGGGTGAGTACAGAACCTGTCTCGGATCGCTGCCCAATCTCACTATCTACCCGATCGAGTCGGTCTGGGTGCGGGGCGCCCGCAAGCTCCTGAAGAGCTTCAAGAGCATCGAGGTGCAGAAGCTGCTGCTGCAGAGACTCGCGAGGCGCTGCGACGGCGTAGTGCAGATCGGCGGTTCCGTCTTCATGCAGGGAAAGAATTGGGTGCGTGATTACAATTGGAAGCAGGAGATATTTGACTCTAACAAGCCGTATTTCGTTATGGGGGCGAACTTTGGTCCTTACAAGGATGAGGTGTTCTATGAGAAGCACCGGGAACTCTTCTCCGGCTATACGGATATCTGCTTTCGTGATGAGTATTCCTATGAGCTGTTCCGGGATCTGGGGAATGTAAGGCTGGCGCCAGACATTGTGTTCCAGCATCCGAAGCCCGATACCGCTGGCGGCGAATCGGTCGTTATATCCGTGATCAAGCCTTCGGAGCGGGAGAATCTGAAAGCTTTGGACACGGTCTATTATGAGAAAATCAGGGATATCGCAGTCGCCTTCATTCTGGAAGGCTACGACGTCTCCCTGATGTCATTCTGTGAATACGAGGGAGATGAGGAGGCAGTCCGGAGTATCTACGCCATGATCCCGGAAACCTTCCACAGCCGAACAGAGATGTTCTTCTACCGGACGAATCTCGAAGACGCCATTACTCTGCTTGCTTCGTCGGGCATGATTGTTGCTACACGGTTCCATGCCATGATTCTCGGATGGGTATTCGGCAAGCCGGTCTTCCCGATCGCGTACAGTGAAAAGACAATCAACGTGATGAAAGACGCCAACTTTGAAGGCGCTTATGCCGACTTGAAGTCGATTGCGTCTCTCGATCCCGATACGGTCGTGCGCAGTCAGGAGACGAACCGGTTGAACGTATCGGTACTGGCTGCACAGGCGGAGAAGCACTTCCTTGAACTGGACAAATACTTGGGAAGAAGCCAGGATGCGGCGGGTGTCGCTTCGGCCATGAGTCCGGGCATTCTTGCAAGGAGGGGCCATGAAAGCTAAACGGAGTATTCTTAACCTGGTCTTTGGCTTGGGAAGTCAGATCATCACAATCGTCCTCAGCATTTTCATCCCCAGACTGATCATGATCAATTACGGTTCGGAAGCGAATGGTCTGGTATCGTCGGTTGTCCAGATTATCGCCTATCTGGCGCTGCTGGAGGCCGGCGTCGGCTCTGCTTCGCTTCAGGCGCTGTACAAGCCGATCGCACAGAACGACCGCAGCGGCATCAATTCCATTCTGTCTGCCACAGCCATGTATTACCGGAAGACCGGCTTCTACTATCTGATCTCCGTCATCGGCATCGCGGCGATTTATCCGTTCGCGGTCAAGTCGGAGCTGGCCGTATGGCAGGTCATGGCGATCGTGCTGTTCAATGGCCTGGGCGGGGCGATCAACTACTACTACCAGGGCAAATTCAGGGTGTATCTGCTGGCGGAAGGCAAGAGCTATGTGGATACTTCAGTGGTGACGCTCGGCAATATCATCAACAGTCTGGTGCGCATTATCCTGCTAATGCAGAGTGTGGATATCGTGCTCGTACAGGCGTCTTTCTTCGCGGTGACGCTGCTGCAGATGGTTGCGTTCCACATCTATAAGAAGAGACATTACGACTGGCTCGATTTCGGCCAGAAGCCCAATCTGGAAGCAATCAACCAGAAGAATTTCGTGCTGGTACATGAGCTTTCTTACATGATCTTCCGCAACACGGACGTCATTGTGCTAACCTTCTTCACCAACCTGAAAATCGTCAGCGTGTACGTCATGTACAATATGGTGTTCACGATCATCGACAACATCGTCAACACGGTGAATACAAGCTTCCGGTTCGTGTTGGGGCAGAGCTATCATGAGGGAAAGTCCAGGTTCATCAAGCTGTATGACGCCTACGAGCTGTACTTCATGGCCTTTGTATTCTCGTTGCTGACTGTAACCTATATTCTGATTCTGCCGTTTATCACCCTGTACACGACGGGTGTCAACGATGTGAATTACGTCCTGTACTGGCTGCCGATCCTGTTCGTGGTCCAGAAGCTGCTCATCAATGCGCGCTCCTCCGCGAACAATGTAATCAATATCGCCGGCCATTTCAAAAATACACTTGGCCGCTCGCTGACTGAATCAGGCATCAATCTGGGAGTTTCGCTGATTCTTGTGCAGTTCATGGGGCTCTACGGCGTCCTGCTCGGAACAGTGGCCGCGCTGCTGTACCGGTCTGCAGACATTATCCTGTACGCCAATCGGAGGCTTCTGGAGCGCAGCCCGTGGAAGACGTTCCGCAGATGGCTGACCAATATCGCCGTGTTCGCCGGCATCGTGTATTTGTATCATTTCGTCGATTACCAATTTAATTCGTACCTATCGATAATTCTGGGGGCAGTCGTGCTCGGAGTAATTATCCTTCCGATCTATCTCGCTGTGTCCTCCATTCTGGAGCGCGAGGTGTTCCTGTATGGGTTTGGCCTCTTCAAAGGCATCGGTCTCAAGGTCAGAGCCAAATTCGTTCCCAGCAAGGTCAAAGTCAGCGGATAAGGTCAGCGGCTGACCGAGGCCGGATTGACAGCCGCAACTAACGTCATCAGGAGGGGTAATTATGGAGCAACGAGTGGAACGGATGCAGGCTTGCCGCCGGTTTTTGGCCGACGCAGCCCGCGAAGACGCTGATGCGGCGGGGCAGCCGGGCGAGCGGGACTGGACTGCGCGCCTTCAAGCGCTGATCGGTGACGAACAGCCCGGCGTAAGTGAAGAAATGACGGCTTTGGCGAAGGTTGTGGCCCGCCAGGCTGACGGCAGGGATGCTCCGGAGGTGCTCCGTTTCTACCTGGAGCGGCGATTCGGGCTTGGCGAATCGGATGAAGCGCTGAATCTGGAAGCCCGGCTGGACGAACTGAAGAACGGCTTGGCGCCCGCTTCAGAGAGCGGCGGCCTGCCGGATGATGCGGAGTCTCCCAAGATCAGCGTCATCATTACCACCTACAACCGCAAAGCCTTCCTGCGTCAGGCGATCGAGAGCATTCTGGCCCAGGATTATCCCAGTGTAGAGATCACGGTTATCGACGACGCTTCCACCGACGGCACGGACGAGTTGATGGAGGAGGCTTTTGGCGGAGAGAGCCGGGTCATCTATATGCGCAACACAAGCAATCGGGGACCGGGAGCGAACCGGCTGGAGGCATTCAGCGCGCATGGAGACGGCGAGTACATCCTGTTCCTGGACGACGACGATTACTTGGTCGATCCCGGCTATTTCAGCAAGGCGGTCGCCTTTCACAAGAGAGTGCCGGGCCTGAGCTTTGTGGCCGCCAACGTTTTTCTGGAGTATTCGACCAGCGGCCGCCTTCAGCTGCAGGAAATCGGGCTTGCCGAGGTGACTGACCGGCGTTCGTATTTTCTTAATTTCGAGCGTCCGGGCTACGGGAAGCCGGCTTCGACCCTGACGACGATTTTCCGGCGGGAAGCGCTGCTGGATATGAATATTTTTCAAATGAACATGGTCAACGACGCCTCGATTTACTTGCGCTCTCTGCTGGTGGGTGACGCCGGCTTCATCGATTCGGCGGTTGGCGTGTACCGGATACATGGCAATAATATTACTTTTAACCTGTCCCGCGACTTCCTGGTGCGGAATCTGGAGGAGAAGCGCACGATCCGCAACATGGCTGTCGACAGGTACAATTACCGCAGCGCCGAAATGACTGGCTGGTTCAACAACACCGCTTATGACACGATTGTGTATTATTTGCGAAATTCCGCCAAAACGACGGATGACTATACGTATATGTACGAATGGACGCGGAGCAACTGTCCCGACATTTATGGCAAGATCAAGCAGGAATTCCGGGGCCGGCTAATGAAGAAGCAGATTCTCCGTTTTCCGTTTGTACGCAAATTGATTGGAAGATGAAGGCTAAACAAGCCAGCTAAGCGGACCTCCGATCTGCCCGGTGCAGAGAAGGGGTCCGTTTTGCTGAGCAGAGAAGGAATCCGTTTTGCTGAGCAGAGAAGGGGTCCGTATTGCTAGCAGAGGAGGAATCCGTTTTGCTGGGAGTGCCTTGCACTTTTTTCGCTCACCTGAGGTAATTCACGGAACGTTCTTTACCGCATTGCTGTAGCCAAGAGACGGGGGATCGGCATGAAGGCTGACCAGGATATGCATGACCGTCCGCCTGCTTCCGTGCGCTTCGGGATTCGCGGAACGGAATCATAAATGCGCCTCTAGTCGGGTGTGGGGAAAAAGTACGGCTGAACGAACCTTTACTGCCGGGTATGCGGCGCGATTTCCACCCATATTTGCAGGACGCCTTCCACGACGAGCATGGTGCGGATTTTGACGCTGTATTCTTTGTCACGCACGATGTATAGTTTACCGCTGAGCAGCAGGCGGGCCATCTTGCTGTCTTCGTCGATCTCATAGACGCTCCGTCCCCGCAGCGGCTCCAGGTCCGCGCTCATGCCCCGGAGAATGTCTTTGACGATCGCGGCGTTAAGGCCGGAATTCTCCTTCGTTCCTGTACTCTCTGCCCGGATTCGGATTTCCTTGATTACGGACGAACTGTCTTTGTACTTTTTCAGCGTCTGGATGTCCTTCTCATACTGCTCCAGTTGCACGCGCAGATCCTGATTCTCCAGCCACAGGGTGTTGAAGCCGATATGGTACACCGCATTGTACACCCCGCAGCCGATGACCATGCCGAGAACAAAGACCGCCGACAGCTGGGAGAAGCGGCGAAACTGCCGGAAGGGCGGAACTCTCATGACGCTACCCCTTTCCGCATACCCATTTGATGAGCTCGCTGCCCATATGCGCTCCGAGGAAAGCGAAGACCAGATACAGAATTTGCTTGATCGCAGGCGACAGATTGCCACCGAGCATATTGCTTTCGATGACCCGCATGGGGTCGATGGTTCCACCGACGGCGGCGGCCAGCGCCCAGATTTTGATCCGGTCGGCCACATCGAGCATCGTCATCGTCGGAGGCTGCAGCGACACGACAGCCCCGACGCCTCCCAGAATGGAACCGCCCACCACAATGCCGAAGGCGATGAAGAAATCGAGGACGGCCTTGCTCAGAAAGATATTCATAAAGTCCTCCTTGTCTGGAGATGCAGACGTCTCTAGCCCACGCCTGTCCCGGTGCTCTTCCTTCATTCTATGGGCCTTGGCCCCTTCAATATGATAAAATGGAATTATGGACTTTAACGAAAAAGGAAGTGGGATCATGAGCCCTTTCGTGCATCTGCATGTGCACAGCGAATACAGTTTATTGGACGGAGCTGCGCGAATCGGCGATCTGGCCCGCCGGGCCGGCGAGCACGGGATGAAGGCGCTGGCGCTGACCGATCACGGCGTCATGTACGGGGCGATCCCTTTTTATAAAGCATGCCGCGAGCATGGAATCAAGCCGATTATCGGCTGCGAGGTATATCTGACAGCGGGCTCCCGACGCGAGCGGGGCAGCCGGAAGGACCAGCCGATCTATCACCTGATTCTGCTGGCGAAGAATGAAGAGGGATACCGCAATCTGATGCGGCTTGTATCAATCGGACATCTGGAAGGCTACCACTACAAGCCGAGGATCGACATGGAAGCCCTTGCGGCCCATTCGGAAGGCCTGATCTGCCTCAGTGCCTGCCTCGGCGGCGAAATTCCCCAGCATCTGCTTCA includes these proteins:
- a CDS encoding DRTGG domain-containing protein translates to MEGQGDTVTKHEQLLQHIEQLKIGTKISVRKLAKEMAVSEGTAYRAVKEAENLGIVITKERIGTVRVEKKPRGISEQLTFGDVVDIVEGHVLGGAGGLDKPLHKYVIGAMKIDAMIRYIDADSLLIVGNRDDVHSLALEQGAGVLVTGGFGTNREVKELADKLDLPVISSRHDTFTVAYMINRAIFDRLIKKKIMLVEDIVERKPRISTLKVTSTVGELLRLSKESGEQRFPVTDEWNRVIGIVGRRDVEDLPEDQAIEKMMIRGPVTAALQTSLASAAQIMMWEGIDFLPIIDRNRKLVGTVTRKEVLQSLRDVRNQPQMGETFDHLIWNGFAEDRDDEGRLFFHGFITPQMASDLGTISEGVISTLMMHSAIKAAKELTGRDYVLDNMSTYFVRPVQIEDSVIISPRLLESSRRTCKLEIEISHHDSLVAKAVMMLQSIDHG
- a CDS encoding polysaccharide pyruvyl transferase family protein, encoding MKRLMINAYTKLNLGDDLFVKLLCERYPDTNFVLPAMGEYRTCLGSLPNLTIYPIESVWVRGARKLLKSFKSIEVQKLLLQRLARRCDGVVQIGGSVFMQGKNWVRDYNWKQEIFDSNKPYFVMGANFGPYKDEVFYEKHRELFSGYTDICFRDEYSYELFRDLGNVRLAPDIVFQHPKPDTAGGESVVISVIKPSERENLKALDTVYYEKIRDIAVAFILEGYDVSLMSFCEYEGDEEAVRSIYAMIPETFHSRTEMFFYRTNLEDAITLLASSGMIVATRFHAMILGWVFGKPVFPIAYSEKTINVMKDANFEGAYADLKSIASLDPDTVVRSQETNRLNVSVLAAQAEKHFLELDKYLGRSQDAAGVASAMSPGILARRGHES
- a CDS encoding glycosyltransferase family 2 protein, which translates into the protein MEQRVERMQACRRFLADAAREDADAAGQPGERDWTARLQALIGDEQPGVSEEMTALAKVVARQADGRDAPEVLRFYLERRFGLGESDEALNLEARLDELKNGLAPASESGGLPDDAESPKISVIITTYNRKAFLRQAIESILAQDYPSVEITVIDDASTDGTDELMEEAFGGESRVIYMRNTSNRGPGANRLEAFSAHGDGEYILFLDDDDYLVDPGYFSKAVAFHKRVPGLSFVAANVFLEYSTSGRLQLQEIGLAEVTDRRSYFLNFERPGYGKPASTLTTIFRREALLDMNIFQMNMVNDASIYLRSLLVGDAGFIDSAVGVYRIHGNNITFNLSRDFLVRNLEEKRTIRNMAVDRYNYRSAEMTGWFNNTAYDTIVYYLRNSAKTTDDYTYMYEWTRSNCPDIYGKIKQEFRGRLMKKQILRFPFVRKLIGR
- a CDS encoding leucine-rich repeat domain-containing protein, producing MRNKHAIRTLAILAVLLAAGWLIFWKTGTGDNEAVFKEPAVAEAVRNMLNLGPDERIKLSDLKKIETLDLSGRSVSRTDDLDMLISLKILNLSNNRISSLNGLEHLSELQELYTSDNLIRDLTPLGGLGRLTKLTIDRNRVTDLGPLRDLEHLTALSSSDNQIEDMEPVSGLHSLNTLILDKNKIRNIPPLTGLTSLKILGIGYNPLEDWAHIGDVKQLEWLSASSSGITSVEPLQPLTSLSVLMLDHNKIKDITPLRHVTALKSLYLEGNPVQDFSPVNDAILKKVGDD
- a CDS encoding YlbF family regulator, yielding MNVYDKAHELAKAIRESGEVADISAAMAIIEADLPSKEMLDNFRSSQQELQARMLAGEMPDQEEMEKMEKLFEVLNMNLSIRRLFEAERRLSVVIEDVNKIISGSLEHLYGADV
- a CDS encoding polysaccharide biosynthesis C-terminal domain-containing protein, coding for MKAKRSILNLVFGLGSQIITIVLSIFIPRLIMINYGSEANGLVSSVVQIIAYLALLEAGVGSASLQALYKPIAQNDRSGINSILSATAMYYRKTGFYYLISVIGIAAIYPFAVKSELAVWQVMAIVLFNGLGGAINYYYQGKFRVYLLAEGKSYVDTSVVTLGNIINSLVRIILLMQSVDIVLVQASFFAVTLLQMVAFHIYKKRHYDWLDFGQKPNLEAINQKNFVLVHELSYMIFRNTDVIVLTFFTNLKIVSVYVMYNMVFTIIDNIVNTVNTSFRFVLGQSYHEGKSRFIKLYDAYELYFMAFVFSLLTVTYILILPFITLYTTGVNDVNYVLYWLPILFVVQKLLINARSSANNVINIAGHFKNTLGRSLTESGINLGVSLILVQFMGLYGVLLGTVAALLYRSADIILYANRRLLERSPWKTFRRWLTNIAVFAGIVYLYHFVDYQFNSYLSIILGAVVLGVIILPIYLAVSSILEREVFLYGFGLFKGIGLKVRAKFVPSKVKVSG
- a CDS encoding YtrH family sporulation protein; amino-acid sequence: MNIFLSKAVLDFFIAFGIVVGGSILGGVGAVVSLQPPTMTMLDVADRIKIWALAAAVGGTIDPMRVIESNMLGGNLSPAIKQILYLVFAFLGAHMGSELIKWVCGKG
- a CDS encoding YheC/YheD family protein codes for the protein MSKLKIPVQTVQSGILQDNAVMLGDRLIKKLKIPAHGPLLLAYGSFRQEVTVIPVPKSDSLRVSDALARRTGWSGRRLLNASYSPGNRTLRLGPLIGVLVSRENPDRPDRPFGSITQFCLELTNACQAQGAFVYFFTPGALEGANSTISGWVYEDGWKKLRLPVADVVNNRLTTRKAENKPSVQHFLSEVKSRYGTHFFNEKFLDKNEVFDALRKDSSIQRYLPESHLLSGFAMLQKMCARYPVVFLKPVRGSLGKGILRISREEGGGYKLQSATPIGTRKVSYPSLAKLFQAVSPKLKTARFQIQQGLPLMESGRRPVDFRALVQKNGTGKWGVTSIVARTAGNHHFVSNLARGGSLSTVREAVGKSSLSPGAKESAPVQLPRAALAVAKSVEAYIPAHFGELGIDLGLDQSGRIWLLEVNSKPSKNDNTPLSGVKIRPSVKQMVQYCRYLAGL